A DNA window from Mobula birostris isolate sMobBir1 chromosome 3, sMobBir1.hap1, whole genome shotgun sequence contains the following coding sequences:
- the shha gene encoding sonic hedgehog protein codes for MMLTRIVLVGLICCSLVSSVKACGPGRGYGRRKHPRKLTPLAYKQFIPNVAEKTLGASGRYEGKITRNSERFKELTPNYNPDIIFKDEENTGADRLMTQRCKDKLNSLAISVMNQWPGVKLRVTEGWDEDGHHSEESLHYEGRAVDITTSDRDRSKYGMLARLAVEAGFDWVNYESKAHIHCSVKAENSVAAKSGGCFPASARVSLENGNSKRLRDLKPGDRVLAADELGNLLYSDFIMFLDRAEEVEKVFYVIETRQPRRKLALTAAHLLFVGHSSSEGQIEFRARFASDVRPGQLVYVTDGDGQQLQPAMVDKVYLEEMTGAYAPLTVQGTLVINQVLASCYAVIEEHTLAHWAFALVRMKHAATSLLLPSDPLMVNSTVQEDGVHWYSSALYQIGRWVLDDASIHPLGMTLDSS; via the exons ATGATGCTGACAAGAATTGTGTTAGTGGGACTGATCTGCTGTTCTCTCGTCTCGTCTGTGAAGGCTTGTGGGCCGGGCCGGGGTTATGGGAGAAGGAAGCATCCTAGAAAATTAACCCCACTGGCCTACAAACAATTCATTCCGAACGTGGCAGAAAAGACTCTGGGTGCAAGTGGCAGGTACGAGGGAAAGATTACCAGGAACTCGGAGAGATTTAAAGAACTGACTCCCAATTACAACCCAGACATTATTTTTAAGGACGAAGAGAACACGGGAGCGGACAGGCTGATGACACAG AGGTGTAAAGATAAACTGAACTCCCTCGCAATCTCGGTGATGAACCAATGGCCCGGGGTGAAGCTAAGGGTGACGGAGGGCTGGGACGAAGACGGCCATCACTCCGAAGAGTCGTTGCACTACGAGGGCAGAGCCGTAGACATTACCACCTCGGACCGAGACAGGAGCAAGTACGGTATGCTGGCCAGGCTCGCTGTCGAAGCAGGTTTTGATTGGGTCAACTACGAATCCAAAGCTCACATTCACTGCTCGGTCAAAGCAG AAAACTCGGTAGCTGCGAAGTCAGGAGGCTGTTTCCCCGCCTCGGCTCGAGTCAGCCTGGAGAATGGCAACAGCAAACGGCTCAGGGACCTGAAGCCGGGAGACCGGGTGCTGGCAGCAGACGAGCTGGGCAACCTTCTCTACAGCGATTTCATCATGTTTCTGGACAGAGCGGAGGAGGTCGAGAAGGTTTTCTACGTGATCGAGACTCGACAGCCTCGCCGGAAGCTCGCCCTCACTGCCGCGCATTTACTCTTTGTCGGGCACAGTTCGAGCGAGGGGCAGATCGAGTTCAGGGCAAGGTTCGCCAGCGACGTGAGGCCGGGCCAGCTGGTGTACGTCACCGATGGGGACGGTCAGCAGCTCCAGCCTGCCATGGTCGACAAGGTTTACCTGGAGGAGATGACAGGTGCTTACGCCCCACTGACTGTCCAGGGCACCCTCGTGATCAACCAGGTTCTGGCCTCTTGCTATGCCGTGATAGAGGAACACACTTTGGCCCACTGGGCTTTCGCTCTTGTGCGGATGAAGCATGCAGCCACATCTTTGCTTCTGCCCAGCGACCCACTAATGGTCAACAGTACTGTCCAGGAAGATGGAGTCCACTGGTACTCCAGTGCCTTGTATCAGATAGGCAGATGGGTTTTGGATGACGCATCAATTCATCCTTTGGGAATGACGTTGGACTCTAGCTGA